GGGCCGTGGGCGTCCTCCAGCCCCAACCGCTTGACGTCGGATTCATCCACGATGATGGCGAAGGGCATCGTCAGGGCGTCCCGTTGTTCCTTCGTCAGCAGGGTGAGGGCGCCGGCCGCGCCATCATCGAGCGAACTGCCGAGTAGGAAGCACAACTCGGTCCCCCCCGTCGGCTTGGTGAAATTGGCGAAGTTAGCGATGTACACCTCCGGCATGTGGACTCCCGGCAAACCCGCGACCCGGCTGAGGAAAGTCTTGGGAATCGGCTTGCCCAGATCCACGCTGGGGACTGCGGTGGAACCGATCCAAAGATCGGCGGAGGTGTAGTCGATGGGAATGGAGGTAATTTTGAACAGGCCCAGGAGCAGCCCGACCTGCAAGGCAATAAGCACGGCGGAGAACGCCACCGCCAACACCCCAGCGGTGTAGCGGGCGCGTTCATGCCAGAGCATTTGCAAGGCGTAACGCATCGTATTCGATCGGATGCGGGACTGCGGAACCTTCACTTTCCTAGGCTGAAGCGGCTGCTGAAGGAGTCACGGCTGTATCCGTCTCTCGGCGCGGGGCGCGTTGGAGGACGGGCCGGCCGCCTTGTTGGGCCACCCAGGCTTCGACTGCACGCGTGGAACCGTGCAGGCAATGCGGCACTTCGCACAAGTCCCCGCTGATGTACAAATGATGCCACAGTTGGGTGGCTGTCACCGCGGTCAGACCCATCTCCAGACTGGTCCGCAACCAACCCCGGCCAGGCCGTTGCAGCCGCTGCCGAGCCTCGGCCACCACCTTGGCATCGAACAAGCCTGTCTTGGCCAGGGATTCGGGAGACAGAACCTGGTCGATCCAACGTTGCGCCCCCATTTTGGCCCAGGAATCCATCGGCGCCCGGAACATATGCTTGCGCCGCCACGCAATCTCCGGCGGCAGCCAGCGCCGGGCCACCAGACGTTCAATGTACTTGTCCCGGAACAAGCCGCGGAGTTTCCACCGGGGATGCAACCGGGCCATGAAGGCGATCACGTCCTCGTCCAGAAAGGCATAGCGGCTCTCTACTGAGGAATGCATGGCGATCCGATCCCCTTTGCTGGCCAGCAAATGCCCTGGCAGCATGATCCGGGCGCCGAAATACATCTGCCGGTGGAACGGATGCCAGCGCATAAGGTTTTCGGGCAGCTCCAGGTCTTCCAGGGCCGAATGCCGCAAGGCATGTTCCCGCGCCGCTCCCGTGAAAAAGCGCAGCTTGTTCAAGCTCATGATGCCGTACAGGTCGAACCAGCCGTTGGGTCCTCCCATCTGCTTTTGCGTCTCGCGATAGATCGCATAGGGGAAGCGCGGATGCCCCCGCAGCCAGAGCATCACGGAGCGCAGGGAATACCCCAACGGCAAGCCCGGAATCCGATCCAGCCAGCCGGTCAAACGGTGAATCTTGAACCAGGGATAACCGGCGAGCCATTCGTCGGCTCCTTCCCCGGTCAGCACGACTTTGTATCCGTGCTCGTGCACCGCGCGGGCTAAATGCATCAGTCCCAGGCAGGAGGTGTCGATTACCGGGAACTCTGCCGTGGCGATTAACTCCGGATACCCCAGGCGCAGCTCCTCATGCCCGCAATTCACAATAACCGGCTCGCAACCGAGATACCGGGCCGTGTGCAGCGCTTCCGCCGTTTCGTTCAATCCGGGAGCCTGGACTGCCACGGTAAATGTCGGAATGGGCCGCCCCAGCACCTTATTGGCCAGGGCCACCACCAGGCTCGAATCCACCCCGCCAGACAAATACGCCACCACCGGCACATCCGCATGCTGCAAGCGGCGCTGCACGCTTTGCAACAGCACCGCCTCGTATTCCTCGACCACTCGCTCACCCTGGTCGAACGCCCGCACTTCCTGGCCGCGGTCCGGGTATTCCACCTGCCAGTACACCCGCTGGCGGACCGCTTCCTGCGGCGTCAGAGAAGCACCCAGGCGCAGATGGAGAAACCGGCCGGGAATCAAGCACTGGATACCCGCGAAGACCGTCGCTGGCCCCGGCATCGCAAAAAAGGTGAAGATGTGATTGAGACCCTGGAGGTCCGGCTGGCGCGCCACCAAACCGCTGGCCAAGATCGCCTTGATCTCCGACGCAAACAGCAGCCAATCCGAGCCATCATGCCGGACCACGGTGTAGAACAGAGGGCAGATGCCGGCGCGATCCCGTGCCAAAAGCACTTCGCGCCGACGGCTGTCATAAAGGCAAAAGGCAAACTGTCCGCGGACGTGCTCCAGCATTTGTGGGCCGTACTCCTCCCACAAATGCGGCAATAACTCCGTATCGGTGTGCGTCCGGAAGCGGTGTCCTTTCCCTTCTAGCCGCGGACGGAGCTGCGGGTAGTCGTACAACTCGCCGTTGAACACGGCCCAGACGCTGCCGTCCTCATTACTGACCGGCTGGCGGCCATCATCCAGCCCGAAGATGGACAGACGGCGATTTGCCAGATGGAGGCCGGATGCCACATAAAAACCGTCCTCATCCGGACCGCGGTGCATCAGAACCTCCGCCATCGTCGGCACAATGGAGGGAGGCGGGGTGCGTACCCCTTGCAGATCAATCATACCCGCTATTCCGCACATCGCTGTCCATCCTTATCGGGTGCCATTGACTCCATCCGTCGGAAAACACTCACATCCTGCTGCATCCTCGCCCCTTCGGAATCCTCCGCCCAGGGTTGACCGCCGCGTCTCGAATCATGATCGCCCTACGATCCCAAATCATGATCGCCCTACGATCCCGTCCAGGTTGGGGAGATTCGCTGCCGATCGATCCGCTGTTGGATTCTCTGTCCCTCACGCTCCCGCCGGGCAAAGCGCCACACTTTCCGGTGCATGAAGAAGCGGACGGCGCGGGGAAATAATCGTCGGGACCACCAAACCCCCCACGAGACCCAGCCGCTCGGAGTTTCGGCCCGGCGGTGTTCCAGGCTTCGGAGAATGTCACGCGCCACTTCCTCCGGCGGCGGAGCGCCCGCAAAATCCAGGTAGATTTTCCCTTCATTGCGCAACAGGTGCCGCTGGAGATCGTCGCTGCGGACCAGACCGGGCAACACCACCAGCACATCGATGCCGTAGCGGACGAACTCGGCCCGGATCGCCTCGCTCCAGCCTACCAAGGCATGCTTGCTGGCGCAATGTTCCGTCATCGAGGGAATGCCCCACCGCCCGCAGATGCTAGCGACATTCACCACCGCCGGACGCCAACCTTCGCCGCTTCCCTGCCAGGCACTGCGTTCCAGGTAAGGCTGCGCCAGCCGGACCATTTCCACCGCGGCGAAAAAATTGACCTCCATCACCCGGCGCAGGATCTCCGGTGTGGAGGTGCTGAATTCCCCGAAGCTGCAAACCCCCGCTGCGTTGATAAGCACATCTACCCCACCATAACGGAGCGCCGTGGCCGCTACGATCCGTTCGCGATCGGCAGGCCGGGTCACATCCCCAGCTTCCACCAGAACCTGGGCTTCCACCCCTTGAGCGAGCGCCTCGGACAAACAGGCGCGGGCGGTCCGCTCCAGTTCATCTTGGGAACGGGCTGTCAACGCCAGTTTTGCGCCCCGGCGAGCGAGCAGCACGGCAACGCGCCGCCCAATTCCCCGCGACGCCCCGGTAATCAGTACCACCCGCCCTCTCACATCACGCTGCATGAGATTGCGCTTCTGCTCATTCCTTTCGATCCGGGTTGCTCACCGCTTCCATGACCATTCGGAAATTCTAGGAATTCTTCCGATCAGCACCAATAGAATCCTCCCCCTCGATGAGAATTTCCTATTCTACAATTTCAGCCGGAGTTGAATGAGAGGCCGCTCACTCCATAACCTGGATTTTCGGTTCGCCTTTTGGCTTGCCGTCCCGACCGCATTTCGGTCTTCTGGCCCCATGTCGGGAGTCACCGGCATCGGAGCCGTGGCTTCGACCGGGAGCCTGGGTAGGTTGGGGAGGAAAGCCTGTTTCAATAAGACGGGCCGACTTGAAGGACACACCAGCGGTTTCAACAGTTACTGGCGGCGATGCGAGCTTGAAGGATGAATTGCCGGACTTTCTCCAGGTCTTTCCGCCCCGGAGCTGCCTCCACACCGCCGGCGACATCAACCCCCCAAGGACGTAAGCGGCGCACGGCGTCCGCGACATTCTCCGGCGTCAACCCCCCTGCCAGAATCCAGGGCACCGGCGGAGCGAAGTTTTCCAGCAACTCCCACGGTGCCGTCTGACCTGTTCCGCCCCATTGGCCGGGCACAAAGGCGTCAAGCAGCACGGCGGCGGGAGGCCGCCCGGCGGCCTGAAGCGCCCGGAGATACTCCTGAGCAGCTTCCAGGTCTCCCGCCTCGCGGATCCGCAAGGCCGGAATGTGAGCAAACGGAAACGCATCTTCTCGCAACGGTGGCTCGGCATAGGTCTGCACCGCCCGTAAGCCCAACTGATAGGCGACGGCGCAGACTTGCCGCATGGGCCACCCTACGAAGATGCCCACCGGTGCCGTAAAAGGAGGCAACGCTCGCACGATAGCGGCAGCCTGCGGCGGTGCCACATACCGCGG
This portion of the Thermogemmata fonticola genome encodes:
- the asnB gene encoding asparagine synthase (glutamine-hydrolyzing), which codes for MCGIAGMIDLQGVRTPPPSIVPTMAEVLMHRGPDEDGFYVASGLHLANRRLSIFGLDDGRQPVSNEDGSVWAVFNGELYDYPQLRPRLEGKGHRFRTHTDTELLPHLWEEYGPQMLEHVRGQFAFCLYDSRRREVLLARDRAGICPLFYTVVRHDGSDWLLFASEIKAILASGLVARQPDLQGLNHIFTFFAMPGPATVFAGIQCLIPGRFLHLRLGASLTPQEAVRQRVYWQVEYPDRGQEVRAFDQGERVVEEYEAVLLQSVQRRLQHADVPVVAYLSGGVDSSLVVALANKVLGRPIPTFTVAVQAPGLNETAEALHTARYLGCEPVIVNCGHEELRLGYPELIATAEFPVIDTSCLGLMHLARAVHEHGYKVVLTGEGADEWLAGYPWFKIHRLTGWLDRIPGLPLGYSLRSVMLWLRGHPRFPYAIYRETQKQMGGPNGWFDLYGIMSLNKLRFFTGAAREHALRHSALEDLELPENLMRWHPFHRQMYFGARIMLPGHLLASKGDRIAMHSSVESRYAFLDEDVIAFMARLHPRWKLRGLFRDKYIERLVARRWLPPEIAWRRKHMFRAPMDSWAKMGAQRWIDQVLSPESLAKTGLFDAKVVAEARQRLQRPGRGWLRTSLEMGLTAVTATQLWHHLYISGDLCEVPHCLHGSTRAVEAWVAQQGGRPVLQRAPRRETDTAVTPSAAASA
- a CDS encoding SDR family NAD(P)-dependent oxidoreductase, giving the protein MQRDVRGRVVLITGASRGIGRRVAVLLARRGAKLALTARSQDELERTARACLSEALAQGVEAQVLVEAGDVTRPADRERIVAATALRYGGVDVLINAAGVCSFGEFSTSTPEILRRVMEVNFFAAVEMVRLAQPYLERSAWQGSGEGWRPAVVNVASICGRWGIPSMTEHCASKHALVGWSEAIRAEFVRYGIDVLVVLPGLVRSDDLQRHLLRNEGKIYLDFAGAPPPEEVARDILRSLEHRRAETPSGWVSWGVWWSRRLFPRAVRFFMHRKVWRFARREREGQRIQQRIDRQRISPTWTGS
- a CDS encoding phosphoribosylanthranilate isomerase; the encoded protein is MGYPIRIKICGVTDPLEAVKIAELGADAIGLNFYPSSPRYVAPPQAAAIVRALPPFTAPVGIFVGWPMRQVCAVAYQLGLRAVQTYAEPPLREDAFPFAHIPALRIREAGDLEAAQEYLRALQAAGRPPAAVLLDAFVPGQWGGTGQTAPWELLENFAPPVPWILAGGLTPENVADAVRRLRPWGVDVAGGVEAAPGRKDLEKVRQFILQARIAASNC